The genomic stretch TGGCTGCTCACTACTAATTTGTGACTAACAACACCTAATTCTTTCTGCAGTCCAAAGCTGATGAAATTGCTAGACTCATGAATGAGAACGAACAACTGAAAGCAacaattgatgagctaaaggtaTGTTTGATAAGCAGATTCCCGATCCTCTGCCCTCTAGAAACAGGTATTTAGAATATATTATTTAGATTAGAATCAGCAAGATTAAGTCAACTTATGTGAAAAATGAACAAGATGAATACTGTGCTAATACAACTATTCTCTACGTTTAGCTTTTGATAAGTTCGAGATTAATTATTTTTGTGGTATTTTACAGGGTAAGTCAGTTGAAGCAGAAATGGATGCGCTTAAGGATGAATATCACCAGCGAGTAGCAACTCTTGAAAGGAAGGTGAGACACATTATTCGTATTACTCAATGCTTCTATCATCGATTGATCATCACATAATGCACACCTTAATCAGATTAAGACTAGTAACCACGGAGAAGTGTAAACATATGCTAGACTAGAGAGTTCATAGTTAGTTTATGATATTGCCCAACCAACATGCAATGTTGTAATTGCAACCACATGTTTTGCGTGCAATGGCTTTTTCTTGTTATTCTTTAGGATAGTGGTGGGAGTAATTAAAGATTGTTGTTTGTGCTCTAACAGATAGCTATTTAGCTAAAGTTTGAACTTTCTTTTCCCTGCAATGCTTCTACTAGTTCTGAATCCTTTGACTAGTTTGATGCGCTGCACATTAATGTCTTTAATTTTGTTACAGTGTGTAACTTTTACTCTAATATTAGTTTACTAGTAGTCGAGACGATGTTTAATCTAAAAGTAGAAATCACAGTGAGTTGTATTAGTGAGGTTAACTAAATGCCACAGACCAAATCTCATAAGTTTCTATGCTATTTGCTTACTGTTTCTGGGACATAAGTGTTCCTGAATGTCCTTGTTCATCTAGACTATCTTGGGCATATCACCGAAATGTTTGTAATGTGAATGCCTCATTGTGTGTAGGTGTATGCACTAACCAAAGAACGAGATACATTAAGGAGAGAGCAAAATAAGAAAAGTGACGCAGCTGCTCTTTTGAAAGAAAAGGACGAGATAATCACTCAGGTCATGGCTGAAGGTATGcaattttttctttttgataTTGCATTAATTAAATTATTCTGTTATAATGTTGAGAATACCAAATTACCAGTTCTATCATTTGAAATATTGTCATGTGACCATTTCAAGAATTAATGTTGCCATACGGTATGTTGCACCATGTTGAGCAGCCTTTGTCAGTGACAGTCATTGCTGACTCCAATGATCATTTACCGAGATTTACATATTAGCGATGTTAGGAAAGATGTAATGGCTTACAGAACATAGATAATAATGACAACATAAACTTTTCAAACATATCCTGCAGGCGAGAGTCATATTTATCGGTTTGATATGAGTCTCTCATCTGCAGTTTATTGCGGCATTTGAAATTTGTATGCCCTTAACATGCGTTGGTTGAGTCCTTCACTACTTTAATTGGAGCTATAGTCCTTTTGCTTTCTGCTGTAACACTCTGATCTTGTTGTCAACGGTAGGCTACTAGGCAATAGGCATACACATGGGCCTGATGTGTATGTAAGTTTGAAGATATTCATTCCTTGACATACACTACACCACCATGTGATAATTTTGGCTTTTCTGACACTAACATCTTATGTTTACCAATGAAACAGGCGAAGAGCTATCGAAAAAACAAGCTGCTCAAGAAGCTACTATACGAAAACTGAGAGTACAGGCATGGAGTATAACTCTATCACCACACTCTTATGAAATGCCATTTTTTCAAACTAATCAAGTTTGCTGTCTTTTTTTTGGTTGAAGCTAGATTcgtgagtttgaagaagaaaagcAACGGCTGAACTCAAAGATCCAGGTAAAAAGAGAGCAAATATGTTAAAAAGACAGCAAACGAATGAACTCGACTTTTAATAATTAATTAATTCATCTGTACTAAATTGTTTCTTATCTGCTTTAATGACACACATTAAATATTTGCTTTTGCTGCTTGCATGATACAAAACCAAATTTGCACCCATATTTGGGTGGTTTGTTCGTCTCTCTTTTGATCATGTGTGAACACATTGTGCTGAGTTGTTCCTTTTAAACAGTAGTATGCGTAACCTCTACAGCTTGCTTAAAGTTCACGATTTCGTTCAACCAGACAAGCTTTTTTCCTTAATTACTTGTTGGATGGATAGCTCCGAAAAATTGCTCATTGAGAATAGTGGAGCTACTTTGGCTTCCTGAAGGAAGCACTTTTGCTCTATTCGTCAGTTTTTATTTGCTCTGGGGCTTAAAATGAACCCATGCACTTAATTTTGACTTTGCAGGTTGAGGAGACAAAGGTTGAGAGTATTAAAAGAGATAAGGCAGCAACAGAGAAGTTGCTACAAGAAACAATCGAAAGAAATCAAACTGAACTTGCAGCTCAGAAGGAGTTCTACACAAATGCTCTTAATGCAGCAAAAGAGGCCGAGGCATTAGCTGAATCAAGAGTCAACACAGAAGCCAAAGTTGAGCTTGAGAGCCGCTTAAGAGAAGCCTGCGAAAAAGAAAATATGCTGATTAACACAATCGAGGAGTTGAGGAATGCTCTTACCAGACAAGAACAGGAGGTAAGCCATGAAAATATGCATCTACTGTGCATCAATAATTCAATACCCCTGGGACATTTAGTCTGTAGATTGTGGTGATCTAACTGTAATCTATATTGCTTTGTTGATTAAATTTTTTATCTAAAAGATTATTTTGTTGATCTATAATGTCATGAAATCTTTATATTGCTTTGTTGATAAAAACTATTTGTTGTTTATTTGGGGGCATTTCAGGCTGCTTTCAGGGAAGAACGGTTAAAAAGGGATCATGATGATCTTCAAAAGCGCTATCAGGTGAGCAGAGCTTTTTCGGTTTAGCTGGCACTACAGAGTAAAATTAGTCATGGACCAGTTGTCATTTCCTTTCATTTTTCAATACTTCAGGCCAGTGAACTTCGGTATAATGAACTGGTTACACAAGTTCCTGAGTCGACAAGGCCACTCTTAAGGCAAATTGAAGCCATGCAGGTATTTGTGCTTCCACAGATTTTTCCCTTCTAGTGTAGTCATTTCACCTTGATTTCCTTATTGGGTGTGTATATTAATGCAGTTTGTGATTTGAGTTTTTTCGGCAGTCAGAAGCAGGCTAATCAATTGTGTGTTAATCTTAACAGGAGTCAGTTGCTCGAAGGGAAGAAGCTTGGGCTGGAGTGGAGAGAACCTTGAACTCTCGCCTTCAGGTTTACTCTGTTCTGATTTTTTGGTTAACAGTGGTCGGCACAGAAATAATGAAGATAAATAGAACTACACAAGCCTTATTGTTATAAACAAACATGATTAGGGACATCAGAAGGAATGGCCGTAAACAACTATGTCATTAGTAGCTATTTTCATGTAGTTGTTTATGCTTTTTCCGCAGTTGTACATATAAAGATGGGTGTTATCTTGCTTTAATGCAATCAGGCATGAAGCCAGAAGCACAGCAGGAGTATTTCAGTGACATAATTTTATTTGTCCTactcaaatatgcaggaagcagaAGCGAAAGCTGCTGCCTCAGAAGAAAAGGAGCGGTCTATAAATGAGAGACTGTCACAAAGTTCATCCCGCATAACTGTTCTGGAGACCCAGGTTTGTGCGTCAATTTGTTCTGAGACAAAAACATGTGACATTACTTATGTCCATAACCATGATTTTTGGCATCAATTTGAAACTTTAAGTGAGAAAGGTAGTTCTTTTGACATGGATGTTGGTTCATACACAGATTACTATTCTTAGAACAGAGCAGACTCAGCTGAGCCGATCTCTTGAAAAGGAGAGACAGAGAGCATCTGAAAGTAGACAGGAGTACCTTGCAATTAAGGAAGAGGCGGCAATACAAGAAGGACGTGCCAAACAGCTTGAAGAAGAAATAAAGGAGCTtagagctaggcacagaaaggaGCTGCAAGAAGCGGCAGAACACAGGGGACTGCTTGAGAAGGTAGAGAACTTACTATGTGAATCATCGTTTTCTAAAAGTAACTGGATATACATGTTAATTAATCTGGTTACTTTGAGAACTATGTACTGAAGCAACGTTTTCTCCTGCGAAAATTGTTAATGGGCCCCAGAGACTCTTCAAAATTAATCAAACAAACgccatttttttttttactttggggTTGTCTTATAGCAGGATTTTGCAGGGTCAAGAGTATTTTTTTACTTGTTGTTTCTCCTAGTCATATGTCACCAGTCCCCCTAGTACTTAATCTGCCGGTTTGTGCTTTACCAATTTGGCAAGAATTTAATGTGTCTTACGATTTCTTGCGCGAATTGCACTTCCAGGACCTTGAAAGGGAAAAGGCAGCCAGGGCAGAACTTGAGAAAACTTCTTCCCGCGAGTTACCTAAAATTCCACTTCCAGATCAAACAAGTATGCACTTATAAGCCTCCGATTAATTTCTGTGAGTTTAATTATGCTGTATATTTGTTTGTCGCCTTACTGTGAATCTGTTGGTTtcctcttttgtttcttttgaagaaaatgctCCCAACAGAAAGCTGTCTAGTGTTGGTAGCCTGGAAGAAAGCCATTTCCTTCAAGCATCATTGGACTTGTCTGATAGCTCTTCATTGGAGAGGAGAATGTCTGCAGAAAGTAATATGTCATACTATCTCAGGAGCATGACTCCAAGTGCTTTTGAGTCGGCACTGCGTCAAAAGGATGGAGAATTGGCTTCTTACATGTCACGCTTGGTGTGTATATGCATCCTTTTAACATTTCTCCTGAAATTGTTTAAATTATGCCTCATGTTGGCATGGTAAACACTCATTCTATTGTCACTGTACTAATGTTACTACTATATTACAGGCCTCATTGGAATCTATTCGGAATTCTCTGGCAGAGGAGCTGGTAAAACTAACGGAGCAAGTAAATCCCTGCGAACCAACTGCATTATTATTTCATGATCTGTGTGGATGGCATCAGACCTCCAGTCCCATACTGATGCTAGTTACTACAACTTAATGCAGTGTGAAAAGTTGCGGAATGAGGCTGCTGCTCTGCCTGGCCTAAAGGCTGAACTGGAAGCACTGAAACAAAGACACTTTCAAGCTCTAGAACTTATGGGGGAACGTGATGAAGAGGTATGGCTGTAATGCAGCACATTATGACTTACCACTCATTTGTTAGTGTTAGCGACCTTATTGCAGGACACATAAATCGCCAGTGTCCAAAATCTGTCATAATATTTATCCTCTGATCATGTGAGAAAGTAAGTCATGTTCCTAGAATTAAACTTGTATTGAGCTTCACACAGTAGAATCCTGTAACTTCACAATGTTTTTCCTTTAGATGGTAATTTCACAAAATTAGTAAGCCGTGGTGACTTTTGGTGCGTATAACCAAGGTTTCAGCTAAAAATCCCACCTGTTTTTGGGACCCAAAGCTGGCCCCGTTTCAAATTTGATATTTTCTAAAATTTAGATATAGATATGCAACGAACAGTAACTGAAGTAATGGAAAATTAGAGTCGACCTGTGTTCAGTCTACTTGGTGGTTTTACTGTATGCTAACCACTCGCTTCCGCACATTGGTTGGAACCGCCATATGATAGCTATGAATCAGGTTGCATTTATCGGTACATTTTTATTAGCTACATTACTAGACGAGTTCCAAGAAAATGTTTGAGGAAACTCAGTTAATAAGTACACATTACCGTgctgttttgcagttggaagaatTACGGAATGATATTGTTGACCTAAAGGATATGTACAGAGAACAAGTCGATCTTCTTGTTAGCCAGGTTTGAAGCATATTGGTTTGAAGTTCCGCTTCCAGTTTTAGCAACCTAATGAACTGTGTTGTCTCAACCATTTCCTTTTAACAGCTCCAGACATTGGGCGCTCGTGTATAGTGCTACTGACCAAGAGATTTTGAAGGCTGAAGCGGCTGAGTGTGGAAGTTTATAATTATACGGGACTATTTTTTGTACACCGAGAGATTTCCTTTTGTTGATTTCTGTAGGATAGTCTGTTGTATACTAGACTGAATTATAGCTCCATAGTTTTGTACGTATTGCTTGCAAAAAATTTCATTCACAGAAGCATATCAAATTTAAACCTACCAAATGTATGTCAATCTCAGCTAATAACACCAATACCAATCCATGGGCCTGATTCAAGCCTGGCTGATTCTTTCCGTCTTAACATAAACACGAAAGCACTTGTCTTAATTAGCATGTATCATTAGCCCTTCTCTACTGATTTCCCCATCCGGAGTGACGATTGGTAGCAGCACTTGTCTTAATCAAGGGACCGAGTATTTTACTGAATCAAGCATGTCTTTTGAGTAAGAAAACCTTTTGACTGGAACAATGATGTGATTGCAAAGGCTTGACTATGGGATCTCGAGTGGCATTTTAGAATCAAAATATACGGAAGTGTTTTAGGCTCCTGAGCTCTCGCCATTTTCCAAAAAGTAAAAAGGCATTATTAGAAgttacacaaaaaaaaaatcttaaaatAATTCTGGAGATTGTCGGTGATACATCACAATCATGTAAAATCTCAACctaatttttattttattctgtgcaagacaaaaataacaaaatctgatatgtttaAAATGTACTACTTAGATCTACACTTTTGTTATTTTGTGCGGcttataaagtatttgaaattaaTGTTTAgcatgtttgtgggatacattattTGACTATATGTGGATTTATTTTCAGAAATTTTAAAacttaaaatatgtttttttataaaaaaaacgagATAACTGATCTCCATGTGCGCGAAATCTGCACTCCAAAATATAAACTTAGTTTATGGGATTTTAATACCAAAGGAATACTCATCAGAAAAAATACCTAAATGGGGGAGTCAGGATTAGAATCCTTGTCGATCGATGGTTTCCGACTTCGTTCCCGGGGGCCCGACGCAATAATTGTCGCCCATCGCTTATGGTGTTTCGCCGCGGCGTGTAAGACCATGCACTATGTGCATGAAAAGCGGATTATATGGGCTTTTGGTTCGATTCAGCACATAGTGGAGCATCGCATCATGTTGTCAGAGCAGAGAAGCGATTCAAATTGTTGATTCGGTTCAAAGCAAACCATCTACCAGAAACATGCATGGAGGTCCACATGGCAGTGTGAAGTAGGCTGGCTTTGAGGAGAGAGATGCTGAATAAAATAGCATTGCATGCCTGACACAGTCCATGCAAAATGCGACTCCAACATAGCAGCGAACCTGTAGCGATTCCTAAGACCATGCACTATGTTGGTGTAAAGCGAACCATTGTGGCTTATGGTTCGGTTCTATACATAGCACAGCATCGGATCATAAGCTCTGACAGAAAAAACGAATCAATAGTTTGGTTCGACTCATACAGATAGAAAATGAATTGTTCTGCCAATGCGTTGCCCATCTGCCACGGAATGGCCTGTTCACACTGGACATGCAACAAGTAAAATACCTTCTTTTATTCTTGTTGGGCCCCATTTGCACAGGATGATGCGGTTCTACACATAGTAGCAATTCAGCAGTGAACCATTCTCTGACACACTTTTGCATTGGTTCGGCGCTACATAGTACATGGCCTAATGCTGACAACTTTTTGATTGAATCGGCGCTACATTGTACATGGTCTAAGAGTCATCTCCAGCGGGCGCGATGCATTTCAGACGTCTAaattgtccgcgggcgtccgtttgcgtcacggACGCCAAAATAATCGCGAGGGGCGAAATATCCATTTGCGTCGGGGGCCACCttcagcggtccgacgcatttcggATATCCCAGTGCTTTGTTTCCTttgttctctttttcttttttttgttgaatGAGCAAGTAGTACTGAATATCATGTTGCTCGAATCGAATAGATTAGCCATTCATCGGATATATTACTCAATCCAATCGAAAAGGTTCAAACACATACAAATAAGAACAAATTTTAAAACATATATAAACTAAAAActaatttttggccttcttgttagaaggcactGCCCCGTCGTCGAAACTcatgcgcctcttgcttgtcacctcctcgtcagAAGAGGAAttggaggacgacgcgcccgtcgaggaaTTGGAGTCGGAAtaagcgtcgtcttcgtcgtcgtcgtcggtgaacggacgacgacgacgatgacgcgctgcccgcgcctgcgcccttgcccgggccctggacttcttccttgccacCGCCTtatcgtccgccgcctcctgcgcctccagccGGGCGAACTTGGCGTCggagtgctcctcctcctcggcgtcgctgccagcaccgcctccgtcctcctcctggccttcgctggcattggcgcctccgtcctcctcctcctcagttgGCGTCgaggcagggtcgctgggcgtggagcccggatctcttggcgtcgcaggggattcccaccaatgcagccaTCCGGGCGACTTACCCTCGATGTCCGAGTCCGACGGCagggtgtagtcgctcatggcgtgccggtgttggagaagaagaagaagaagaagaagaagaaggaggaggaggcggttcgACGTGAATTACAGTAGACACAGGGGTTATATTCTGCAgggattaacggcggcgcgtataacgaagaggccggcggttgctcttccacgGCGGTTCggtgctccattccggcggttggcgggttgatcggcGCGATTGCCACACCGGTGGTTGACATTCGCGTGCTTGCTGTGTGCTTTCGATGCCGATCGAACCAGGGTCACTGTCAGGCGGGTccgtgggggaagcgagcggacactcggcgtgaccgcggagacgcaaacgtgtcGCATATTTGCGCCGTGTTTGCGTCGCGGCGAACGGCCCGGACACGATGCGTCACCCCGCTGGAGCTAGCTCC from Lolium rigidum isolate FL_2022 chromosome 4, APGP_CSIRO_Lrig_0.1, whole genome shotgun sequence encodes the following:
- the LOC124707146 gene encoding golgin candidate 5, with the translated sequence MAWWSGSLGGLQDIAGAVNKISESVKNIEKNFDSALGLEEKRDDDEGSGSRTSNSDGMGFFNPVMAFMGQNGEESSTEVSEKQQLPQHSPAVEVNHKVTTKPATSEADASEVPPVITQAPKEPSELEENVSSSMAPPVSMADVSDQSVRPQSPTRSSAAEENHDGSTESPTSKRDTSEVSETQQSPTRPSIAEETLVGSIETSNSIEKGSQGHQDTENSDLNDEALPSQPDASIRDIRGDRTSSPSKLDQSSDIGTEESIHAGKEDTDDGKSSRLQPADSMVASSDDVNEAEVKIVQELDIQKEIISPQENSDIVDKASHGEVKVHDGETNTAENGEENDQTEAHAVSVVENEDTTMTQLENVRSKSIIVENDPDLQNELVPASAQVPVGPLEVGSRANDLRKEEKIQESVTTMNSLESVGSVVELEKLKRDMKMMDAALQGAARQSQSKADEIARLMNENEQLKATIDELKGKSVEAEMDALKDEYHQRVATLERKVYALTKERDTLRREQNKKSDAAALLKEKDEIITQVMAEGEELSKKQAAQEATIRKLRVQIREFEEEKQRLNSKIQVEETKVESIKRDKAATEKLLQETIERNQTELAAQKEFYTNALNAAKEAEALAESRVNTEAKVELESRLREACEKENMLINTIEELRNALTRQEQEAAFREERLKRDHDDLQKRYQASELRYNELVTQVPESTRPLLRQIEAMQESVARREEAWAGVERTLNSRLQEAEAKAAASEEKERSINERLSQSSSRITVLETQITILRTEQTQLSRSLEKERQRASESRQEYLAIKEEAAIQEGRAKQLEEEIKELRARHRKELQEAAEHRGLLEKDLEREKAARAELEKTSSRELPKIPLPDQTKNAPNRKLSSVGSLEESHFLQASLDLSDSSSLERRMSAESNMSYYLRSMTPSAFESALRQKDGELASYMSRLASLESIRNSLAEELVKLTEQCEKLRNEAAALPGLKAELEALKQRHFQALELMGERDEELEELRNDIVDLKDMYREQVDLLVSQLQTLGARV